The DNA sequence CCGGTCGTGGATTTCGTACCGCTTGCAACGGCTGTTTCTCGAGCAAGGTCAACGAACGCGGCCGGGGACGGTGCGTGCCATCGCGGCTTTCTGCGCATGAGATGTCTGGTTGTCGCTGATTTCGGATAGGATTTGTGTAGATGCTGAACAATCTCAAGACCACGGCTTTGATGGCCTTTCTCGGTGGGCTGCTGGTTGCGGCCGGGTTTGCGTTCGGGTCTCAAACGGGTGCCATCGTGATGCTTGGTGTGGCCGCGGCACTGAACATGGGCATGTACTTCTTTTCCGACAAGATCGCGCTCAAGTCTTCGCGTGCTGTACCGGTCACCCAGGAGCAACTTCCAGAGGTGTACAGCATTGTCGGATCGTTGGCCGCTGCGCACAGCATTCCGATGCCCCGCATTTACGTGATCGAA is a window from the Acidobacteriota bacterium genome containing:
- a CDS encoding M48 family metalloprotease, with protein sequence MLNNLKTTALMAFLGGLLVAAGFAFGSQTGAIVMLGVAAALNMGMYFFSDKIALKSSRAVPVTQEQLPEVYSIVGSLAAAHSIPMPRIYVIESAQPNAFATGRNPKHAAVAVTTGILSMMSRSELEGVLAHELSHVINRDILISSIAATVGAAISLLSRMAMWGGRGRNRGGNPIVS